A window of Marispirochaeta aestuarii contains these coding sequences:
- a CDS encoding GntR family transcriptional regulator, whose protein sequence is MKEKTALGSHDIYTTLFDRIIHNQYPSENFLREDSLAKEFGTSRTPIRNVLKRLEQDQLIQIIPNRGAKTFPFTADDLEDIFEIRRSLEALALEFAIPALSIQRLIEIRKEIQEISNTKDYMRHAEVDAELHTYLIESCGRRRLINMVNQLYHLIQTFRELGFRDNEVRTTTCEEHLRLIDAICVRDTKLAIDVLKTHIQNSKVRIMQKVVRGQVN, encoded by the coding sequence ATGAAAGAAAAAACGGCCCTTGGTTCACATGACATCTACACTACCCTGTTCGACAGGATCATTCACAATCAGTATCCCTCGGAAAACTTTCTGAGGGAAGACAGTCTTGCAAAGGAGTTCGGGACATCCCGGACTCCTATCCGCAACGTACTCAAGCGACTGGAACAGGACCAGCTGATCCAGATTATTCCAAACCGCGGGGCAAAGACTTTTCCTTTTACCGCCGATGATCTGGAGGATATCTTCGAGATCCGCCGGTCCCTTGAGGCCCTGGCCCTGGAGTTTGCAATTCCGGCCCTGAGTATCCAGCGACTGATCGAGATACGCAAGGAGATCCAGGAAATCAGCAATACCAAGGACTATATGCGTCATGCCGAAGTTGACGCCGAACTTCATACTTATCTTATTGAATCCTGCGGTCGACGGCGGCTGATTAATATGGTCAACCAGCTCTACCATCTGATTCAGACCTTTCGGGAACTCGGGTTCAGGGACAACGAAGTACGTACCACCACCTGCGAAGAGCACCTCAGGCTGATAGACGCCATCTGCGTCAGGGACACAAAACTCGCCATCGATGTTCTGAAGACCCACATACAGAACTCAAAGGTGCGCATCATGCAGAAAGTTGTCCGCGGACAGGTTAATTAA
- a CDS encoding inositol monophosphatase family protein, translating into MTEWNPEVLARLLDECGRIALDLYDDPGISVKNDQSLVTRADHAVEGFLAQSFHKPEEGSFLIGEETIATRSSSYIEEAFRHTAWIVDPIDGTVPYAHHLAHWGVSVGFMQQGRLTEGAVYLPVTREYYISHHGEILYARPAPGEKPVLAPLKIERSASGEKSIVGISQDVVRGKLGNLANPVQTLGCVVVPFAYMLQGRFMAYVGYMKLWDLAGSLPLLKNAGFIVRSADGQDLDPQISPRQFVLNPDHERFCYLRSNLIAAPNEEIYQQVRSQVSLPEVMIPGP; encoded by the coding sequence ATGACAGAATGGAATCCCGAAGTCCTGGCCAGACTCCTTGACGAGTGCGGCCGCATTGCCCTTGATCTCTATGATGATCCAGGAATCTCCGTAAAGAACGACCAGAGCCTGGTAACCAGGGCCGACCACGCAGTGGAAGGTTTTCTTGCACAAAGCTTCCATAAACCGGAAGAGGGCTCATTTTTAATCGGAGAGGAAACCATCGCCACCCGGTCCTCATCATATATAGAAGAGGCCTTTCGCCACACGGCCTGGATAGTGGATCCCATCGACGGCACGGTTCCCTACGCCCATCACCTTGCCCACTGGGGAGTCTCCGTCGGCTTTATGCAGCAGGGACGGCTCACCGAGGGAGCGGTCTATCTGCCGGTAACCCGGGAATACTACATCAGCCATCACGGGGAGATCCTCTACGCCCGCCCCGCTCCGGGAGAAAAACCTGTCCTGGCACCGCTGAAGATTGAGCGGTCCGCCTCCGGAGAAAAATCCATTGTCGGGATCTCCCAGGATGTCGTCCGGGGAAAACTGGGAAATCTCGCGAACCCGGTTCAAACCCTGGGATGCGTGGTTGTTCCCTTCGCCTATATGCTTCAGGGCCGCTTCATGGCTTATGTGGGGTATATGAAACTCTGGGATCTGGCCGGCTCTCTCCCCCTGCTTAAAAACGCCGGGTTTATTGTCCGGAGTGCGGACGGACAGGATCTCGATCCGCAAATTTCACCCAGGCAGTTCGTTCTGAACCCGGATCATGAACGCTTCTGTTACCTCCGGAGCAACCTGATCGCAGCCCCGAACGAGGAGATCTACCAACAGGTCCGCTCGCAGGTCAGCCTGCCCGAAGTAATGATTCCCGGCCCCTGA
- a CDS encoding NAD-dependent epimerase/dehydratase family protein — translation MAVLVTGAGGFLGPEIIDRVLASGKEVLAFDFADPKPELLEKWKGKVEFIQGDIRDRSMVNHLVTKSGTEDPIIHLAGILTAGCDRDPNMAIAVNINGLNYVLDAAVRNGKRRTVFASTIGVYGRGLPQPIKEDMPAEPDGWYGFTKLMGEHMGLLYERRHGLDFRAARFAAVTGPFRQAAGSASLFTSHIAEKPALGQAYEVEVTEDTAYPVVYLKDAADALFQIAFADTAPSRIYNVASGRVVVSEMIKTVKEIIPEAKYTFKPDPVIMAVVEGYKEWNISTERISAELGWTPTYTPNEMVKDIIKVVKSRK, via the coding sequence ATGGCTGTATTGGTAACCGGGGCCGGCGGTTTTCTCGGTCCCGAGATAATTGATCGTGTACTTGCAAGCGGAAAAGAGGTTCTGGCCTTTGATTTTGCGGATCCCAAGCCGGAACTGCTGGAAAAATGGAAGGGAAAAGTCGAGTTTATTCAGGGGGATATCCGGGATCGTTCAATGGTCAATCACCTGGTAACGAAGAGCGGAACCGAGGACCCGATTATTCACCTGGCCGGAATCCTGACCGCCGGTTGTGACAGAGATCCGAATATGGCCATCGCTGTAAATATCAACGGTCTCAACTACGTTCTCGACGCGGCCGTCAGGAACGGCAAGCGCCGCACTGTTTTTGCCAGCACCATCGGAGTGTACGGGCGGGGACTCCCTCAGCCGATTAAAGAGGATATGCCCGCTGAACCCGACGGATGGTACGGCTTTACAAAACTCATGGGTGAGCACATGGGGCTTCTGTATGAACGTCGTCACGGACTCGACTTCCGGGCAGCCCGTTTCGCCGCGGTAACCGGACCTTTCCGCCAGGCAGCAGGGTCGGCGAGTCTTTTTACCTCTCATATAGCGGAGAAGCCCGCTCTCGGTCAGGCCTACGAGGTTGAGGTTACCGAGGACACCGCGTATCCGGTCGTTTACCTGAAGGATGCTGCGGATGCACTATTTCAGATCGCCTTTGCCGATACGGCACCGAGCAGGATCTATAATGTGGCTTCCGGACGGGTTGTGGTTTCCGAGATGATCAAGACGGTCAAGGAGATCATTCCCGAGGCAAAATACACCTTCAAGCCGGACCCGGTAATTATGGCTGTTGTGGAAGGCTACAAAGAGTGGAACATCAGTACCGAGCGCATCTCCGCCGAGCTGGGCTGGACCCCCACCTATACGCCGAACGAGATGGTAAAAGATATTATCAAAGTTGTTAAGAGCAGGAAATAA
- a CDS encoding GntR family transcriptional regulator translates to MINTAGQSGTADISKKAVLQDFIYTSIKERIINGEIPPGGIIIENSFTEEFGTSRTPIREALLRLQRDRLVSIYPRQGTFATQISIKDVYEIFDIRLLIEPAVARQICPTVDLEKMESFREQFGDKNLAQISYKKWFYLDRSFHDFLIESSGNETLIRTYQDIMDQHLRVRILAGKSPSRANKTNDEHIRIIDAFARRDAEAVEQYMREHIIASREAAVTLDRF, encoded by the coding sequence GTGATTAATACTGCAGGACAAAGCGGAACGGCGGATATAAGCAAAAAGGCTGTTCTTCAGGACTTTATCTACACATCCATCAAGGAACGCATTATTAACGGGGAAATTCCTCCCGGCGGAATCATCATCGAGAACAGCTTTACCGAGGAGTTCGGAACCTCCCGTACACCTATTCGGGAAGCCCTTTTACGCCTGCAGCGGGACCGCCTGGTGTCCATCTATCCCCGGCAGGGAACCTTTGCCACCCAGATTTCAATCAAGGACGTCTACGAGATCTTCGATATCCGGCTCCTCATTGAACCTGCCGTTGCCCGTCAAATCTGTCCCACAGTTGACCTGGAAAAGATGGAGAGTTTCAGGGAGCAGTTCGGCGACAAGAACCTTGCCCAGATCTCCTACAAGAAATGGTTTTATCTGGACCGGAGTTTTCATGATTTCCTGATAGAGTCCTCCGGCAACGAGACGCTCATACGGACCTATCAGGACATAATGGACCAGCATCTGCGGGTGCGGATTCTTGCAGGCAAGAGTCCCAGCCGGGCGAATAAGACAAACGATGAACATATTCGAATCATAGACGCCTTTGCCCGCCGGGATGCCGAGGCGGTGGAACAGTACATGCGTGAGCATATAATCGCGTCCAGAGAGGCCGCGGTTACCTTAGATAGATTTTAG
- a CDS encoding transketolase, translated as MQTTTGRSTELARLAQQFRLEVLDVLHKKGTGHWGGASSVADLLTHLYFERMNIRPDDPKWEERDRLVLSKGHASAMLYTVLAHRGYFPVEEVQTFRDLNSRLQGHPCMNKTAGVEMSTGALGHGISVGLGMSLASQLSGKNFWSYVITGEGCLDEGQSWEGIMAAAKFKPKKLALLVDYNKVQLDGAASEIMPLDPLDEKFRAFGWRVAPKVYDGHNHDEIAEAFTWLDSEEAGPSVMIFRTHKGKGVSFMEDNHKWHGAPIDDETYAKARPELEAGLAKLEAK; from the coding sequence ATGCAGACAACTACCGGCAGGTCGACGGAACTCGCCCGGCTTGCTCAACAGTTTCGCCTGGAAGTGCTTGATGTTTTGCACAAGAAGGGCACGGGACACTGGGGAGGAGCCTCTTCGGTGGCCGATCTTTTGACCCATCTTTATTTTGAACGGATGAATATCCGTCCTGATGATCCTAAATGGGAGGAGCGGGACCGGCTGGTTCTGAGCAAGGGTCATGCATCGGCCATGCTCTACACCGTCCTTGCCCATCGCGGCTATTTTCCCGTGGAAGAGGTTCAGACCTTCAGGGATCTGAACAGCCGTCTGCAGGGACACCCCTGCATGAATAAAACTGCGGGCGTGGAAATGTCCACCGGAGCACTGGGGCACGGAATATCCGTCGGCCTGGGCATGTCCCTGGCTTCTCAGCTCTCGGGCAAGAACTTCTGGAGCTACGTCATTACCGGCGAAGGCTGTCTCGACGAGGGACAGAGCTGGGAAGGTATCATGGCAGCCGCCAAGTTCAAACCGAAAAAGCTCGCCCTTCTGGTTGACTACAACAAGGTTCAGCTCGACGGAGCCGCTTCCGAGATCATGCCCCTGGATCCGCTGGATGAAAAATTCCGGGCCTTCGGCTGGCGTGTAGCCCCCAAGGTCTACGATGGTCACAATCATGACGAAATAGCCGAGGCCTTCACATGGCTCGATTCCGAAGAGGCAGGGCCGTCGGTAATGATTTTCCGGACCCACAAGGGTAAGGGCGTCTCCTTCATGGAAGACAACCACAAGTGGCACGGAGCCCCCATTGATGACGAAACCTACGCCAAGGCCAGACCGGAACTGGAAGCCGGCCTTGCGAAACTGGAGGCAAAATAA
- a CDS encoding transketolase family protein, which translates to MATAKVSDKQVSMRDAFGQALVEIGKTKPELVVLDADVSSSTKTGLFGAAYPDRFFNVGVAEANMTDVAAGLATCGYRPVISTFALFLALKCTDQIRNVICYNNLPVVIVAGYGGLSDSFDGASHQALTDIAIMRALPNMRVVVAADGREAEEALKEALEHDGPTYIRISRNPAPLLEIDEPFKTGKGRILREGKDCTIATAGVPVPMALEAAEKLAAEGISAEVLELHTIKPVDTDLLKKSVGKTGAVVSAEEHNIYGGIGGAVAEALSRSTPAPMEYVGVADTFTESGPYDTLLTKYGISVEAITEAVKKAVKRKA; encoded by the coding sequence ATGGCAACTGCAAAGGTATCAGACAAACAGGTCTCCATGAGAGACGCCTTTGGTCAGGCTCTTGTTGAGATTGGAAAAACCAAACCTGAACTCGTTGTTCTCGACGCTGATGTTTCATCATCCACCAAGACCGGACTATTCGGCGCAGCCTATCCGGATCGCTTTTTTAACGTGGGCGTCGCGGAAGCCAACATGACCGATGTGGCCGCCGGACTCGCAACCTGCGGGTACCGGCCGGTAATCAGCACCTTCGCCCTGTTCCTGGCCCTCAAATGTACCGACCAGATCAGGAACGTAATCTGCTACAACAATCTCCCGGTGGTAATCGTGGCGGGATACGGCGGACTCTCCGACTCCTTTGACGGAGCGAGCCATCAGGCCCTGACGGACATCGCGATAATGCGGGCTCTGCCCAACATGCGGGTTGTTGTGGCCGCTGATGGCAGGGAAGCCGAGGAAGCCCTCAAGGAAGCCCTTGAGCATGACGGACCTACCTACATCCGCATAAGCAGAAACCCTGCACCCCTCCTGGAGATCGATGAGCCCTTCAAGACCGGTAAAGGCCGGATCCTGCGGGAAGGAAAGGACTGCACCATCGCAACTGCGGGCGTCCCCGTCCCCATGGCCCTTGAAGCGGCGGAAAAACTTGCTGCGGAAGGAATCTCCGCGGAGGTCCTGGAGCTGCACACGATCAAGCCCGTGGATACGGACCTGCTCAAAAAAAGCGTCGGCAAAACCGGCGCCGTGGTCAGCGCAGAGGAACACAATATCTACGGCGGTATCGGCGGAGCCGTGGCGGAAGCCCTTTCCAGGAGCACCCCGGCTCCCATGGAGTACGTGGGTGTGGCGGATACTTTCACAGAATCCGGTCCCTATGATACCCTGCTCACCAAGTACGGTATTTCCGTAGAGGCCATTACCGAGGCTGTAAAAAAAGCGGTAAAACGCAAAGCCTGA
- the asd gene encoding aspartate-semialdehyde dehydrogenase, which translates to MRVGFIGWRGMVGSVLMDRMREEKDFSGFEPVFFTTSQIGQKAPDVGIEAPPLKDAFSVEELKKLDVVVTCQGGDYTKKVHPELRKSGWQGYWIDAASALRMSDDSIIILDPVNRQVIDKALSSGVKDYIGGNCTVSLMLMGLGGLFDAGLVEWISSMTYQAASGAGAKNMRELLSQMGALERPVRKLLDTPSSAILEIDSIVTETLNSPDFPVSEFGVPLAGSLIPWIDAAAELGQSKEEWKGYAETNKILDLDPKIPVDGLCVRVGAMRCHSQALTIKLTKNAPMDEIEEIIAGHNQWVELVPNNKEESMKRLAPATVSGTLKVPVGRLRKMRMGDEYLSAFTVGDQLLWGAAEPLRRMLSILKDFPA; encoded by the coding sequence ATGCGTGTAGGATTTATCGGCTGGCGAGGTATGGTCGGTTCGGTGCTGATGGACCGGATGCGGGAAGAAAAGGACTTTTCAGGATTTGAACCGGTCTTCTTTACCACATCCCAGATTGGACAGAAGGCCCCCGACGTCGGGATCGAAGCCCCCCCATTGAAGGACGCCTTTTCGGTTGAGGAACTGAAAAAGCTGGATGTTGTGGTAACATGTCAGGGCGGTGACTACACAAAGAAAGTGCATCCCGAACTCAGAAAAAGCGGATGGCAGGGGTACTGGATTGACGCTGCCTCGGCACTTCGCATGAGTGATGACAGCATCATTATCCTGGATCCGGTAAACCGACAGGTAATCGACAAGGCCCTCAGCTCCGGGGTAAAGGACTATATAGGCGGAAACTGTACCGTCAGCCTCATGCTCATGGGACTGGGCGGTCTCTTTGATGCGGGGCTCGTGGAGTGGATCAGCTCCATGACCTATCAGGCTGCCTCCGGCGCCGGGGCAAAGAACATGCGGGAGCTCCTCTCTCAGATGGGCGCCCTGGAACGACCGGTAAGAAAGCTGCTGGATACCCCCTCTTCTGCAATTCTCGAAATCGACAGCATTGTTACCGAAACCCTCAACTCCCCGGATTTTCCCGTTTCGGAGTTCGGTGTACCCCTGGCAGGGAGCCTGATTCCCTGGATCGATGCGGCAGCCGAACTCGGACAGAGCAAGGAGGAGTGGAAGGGGTACGCGGAGACCAACAAGATTCTCGACCTGGACCCGAAGATCCCCGTGGACGGCCTCTGTGTCAGGGTCGGTGCCATGCGCTGTCACAGCCAGGCCCTGACGATCAAACTGACAAAAAACGCTCCCATGGACGAGATTGAAGAGATTATCGCCGGCCACAACCAGTGGGTCGAACTTGTTCCCAACAACAAGGAAGAATCCATGAAGCGCCTGGCTCCGGCCACAGTCAGCGGGACCCTGAAGGTTCCGGTGGGCCGCCTTCGGAAGATGCGCATGGGGGATGAATACCTCTCCGCCTTTACCGTTGGAGACCAGCTTCTGTGGGGAGCCGCCGAGCCCCTTAGACGGATGCTCTCGATTCTGAAGGATTTTCCGGCTTAA
- a CDS encoding iron-containing alcohol dehydrogenase, translating into MTDLLRSFDYVFPTEICYGENIVAELPHRIKRDGISSVLLITDPGLKDMPFTRKILDVLKTGGVRCAVYGGVEANPKDHNVQSAAALAREKGAEALIALGGGSPMDCAKAVAILAPQGGEVRDYEDSSRIGEKILPLYTVPTTAGTGSEVTFSAVITDSRAKFKFTVKSPRIAPRAAFIDPQLSVSMPSALTAATGMDALTHAIEAFTARNANPLSDAAALHAVDLINSFLVRAVKTPEDMEARAGMMLGSLIAGIAFSHSDVASVHCLAEALGGMYDSPHGVCNAVALPVVMEYNLEYALDLYARIARVMGIAFESSEEGARRAVERVKFLAVEVGLPRFSELGIRESDFPVLAEKSAQNGSNRDNPRPMKSEDYLELLKILQRG; encoded by the coding sequence ATGACCGACTTGTTACGAAGCTTCGATTACGTCTTTCCCACAGAAATATGCTATGGTGAGAATATTGTCGCCGAACTGCCCCACAGGATTAAAAGAGACGGCATTTCCTCGGTGCTGCTGATCACCGACCCGGGCCTGAAGGATATGCCCTTTACCCGAAAGATCCTCGACGTCCTGAAAACCGGAGGCGTCCGCTGTGCCGTCTATGGCGGGGTTGAAGCGAATCCCAAGGATCACAACGTGCAGTCCGCCGCAGCCCTTGCCCGGGAGAAGGGTGCAGAGGCCCTCATTGCCCTGGGAGGCGGAAGCCCCATGGACTGTGCCAAGGCGGTGGCCATCCTCGCTCCCCAGGGCGGCGAAGTGCGGGACTACGAAGACAGCAGCAGAATCGGCGAAAAGATTCTGCCCCTGTATACCGTCCCTACCACCGCCGGAACCGGAAGCGAGGTGACCTTCAGCGCAGTCATTACCGACAGCAGGGCAAAGTTCAAGTTCACCGTTAAATCTCCACGAATAGCACCCCGGGCCGCCTTTATCGATCCGCAGCTTAGCGTCTCCATGCCTTCCGCCCTCACCGCCGCCACCGGAATGGATGCCCTCACCCATGCCATCGAGGCCTTCACCGCCAGGAACGCCAACCCTCTCTCCGACGCCGCCGCCCTTCATGCTGTAGACTTGATAAACTCATTTCTTGTCCGGGCTGTAAAAACGCCGGAGGATATGGAAGCCCGGGCCGGCATGATGCTCGGCAGTCTTATCGCAGGTATAGCCTTCAGCCACTCCGACGTTGCATCGGTCCACTGCCTTGCGGAGGCCCTGGGCGGCATGTACGACAGCCCCCACGGGGTATGTAACGCGGTAGCCCTTCCGGTGGTAATGGAATACAACCTGGAGTATGCTCTGGATCTCTACGCCCGGATAGCCCGGGTAATGGGCATCGCCTTTGAAAGCTCCGAAGAAGGAGCACGCCGTGCCGTGGAACGGGTTAAGTTTCTGGCCGTCGAAGTGGGGCTACCGCGGTTCAGCGAACTGGGGATCCGGGAGAGCGACTTTCCCGTACTTGCAGAGAAATCTGCTCAAAATGGTAGCAACCGGGACAATCCCAGACCCATGAAAAGCGAAGACTACCTGGAGCTCCTGAAGATTCTCCAGCGGGGATAG
- a CDS encoding M16 family metallopeptidase, translating into MMRHNIARILPAVFLLIIFSGCAGLAPAGKTPLPLDPKVLQGELDNGIRYFIRENHEPENRISLRLFVNAGSVLEEDDQQGLAHLLEHMAFKGSTHFDEGGLEDFLEGLGMRFGPDLNAYTSFDETVYQLELPADDPEVIEKGFLVLQDWADGIRIDPEALNRERLVVREEWRLRQGAQTRIRDTQISRLLEGSRYAERFPIGKMDVVMNISAEGVRDFYQRWYHPGLMGIAVVGDINAGEAESLIREYFSGLSESENSSRRPNIPVPLSQENQALVLSDPELTIGRVELMTKLPPSPLESVEDYRQEIREILFWNMLNSRLDERTREAQPPFMRAGGSSYSYVREVDLSYLTAQGNPENILVSLQELLKELRRVELHGFTEPELKRERSRVMKAVENAWKEQENRESSSIIREIGEYYLKGVGMPGIDFEYELFKKELPLVSLEEVNSLFYRFFPDKGRLITVSLPASDSLPGEEDVLGLLERVSEQDLPPYREEIIGESLITELPKPGTISNTHSLPAVETSILELSNGMTLALKPTDFQQNRVLLAGFSPGGESLVPTEELPAARTAVTILEESGLGTFDATGLEKFLADKDASVKSYIGRYHEGFTGEASTGDLEYLFQLIHLYFSAPRFDTSAFDSVRERLSTSLANRDKSPQTLFSDTLTRLLSGGSPRREPFTLETVSRMDLEASERIYRERFADPGDFTLIFVGNFDPETLKEFAKKYLASLPGKGTAESWRDNGVRPVEAPVYETVRKGIEEKATAALMFTRPMTWSRQDAARAGAAASILENTLRERIREELGGTYSISAWANLYRRSYEHVEGGVYFGADPGQVENLSREVLKISREIAETGPEEQYVENEVEAYRRDYETGMKENSFWLRHLEQTLQDGDDPEDLLTPEEYAELVSSEGVKNKISEIFREENLIQVILLPEN; encoded by the coding sequence ATGATGAGACACAATATCGCAAGGATTCTGCCTGCCGTATTTTTACTTATAATCTTCAGCGGATGCGCAGGCCTTGCACCGGCCGGCAAAACGCCCTTGCCCCTGGACCCGAAAGTGCTGCAGGGAGAGCTGGACAACGGAATCCGGTATTTTATCCGCGAGAACCATGAACCGGAAAACAGGATATCCCTGCGCCTGTTTGTAAATGCCGGATCGGTACTGGAAGAAGACGACCAGCAGGGGCTTGCACATCTCCTTGAGCATATGGCCTTCAAGGGAAGTACCCACTTTGACGAGGGGGGACTGGAAGATTTTCTGGAAGGCCTGGGCATGCGTTTCGGCCCCGATCTGAACGCCTACACCAGTTTCGATGAAACCGTCTACCAGCTGGAACTGCCGGCGGATGATCCTGAAGTTATCGAGAAGGGCTTTCTTGTTCTGCAGGATTGGGCCGACGGAATCCGAATTGACCCGGAGGCCCTGAACAGGGAACGCCTTGTGGTTCGGGAGGAGTGGCGCCTGCGACAGGGAGCCCAGACCCGCATCAGGGATACCCAGATAAGCAGGCTGCTGGAAGGATCCCGCTATGCCGAACGCTTTCCCATCGGCAAGATGGATGTGGTCATGAACATCTCCGCTGAAGGGGTCAGGGATTTCTATCAGCGCTGGTACCATCCGGGACTAATGGGGATAGCAGTCGTGGGGGACATCAATGCAGGGGAGGCGGAAAGTCTTATCCGCGAGTACTTCTCCGGTCTTTCGGAAAGCGAAAACAGTTCCCGGCGTCCGAATATTCCGGTCCCCCTCTCCCAGGAGAACCAGGCCCTGGTGCTCTCGGACCCGGAACTCACGATTGGAAGGGTAGAACTTATGACCAAGCTGCCGCCCTCCCCCCTTGAAAGCGTCGAGGACTATCGGCAGGAGATCAGGGAAATCCTTTTCTGGAACATGCTGAACTCACGGCTTGATGAACGTACAAGGGAGGCACAGCCTCCCTTCATGCGGGCCGGGGGTTCGAGCTACTCCTATGTGCGCGAGGTGGACCTGAGCTATCTCACGGCACAGGGGAATCCGGAAAACATCCTCGTATCTCTGCAGGAACTCCTGAAGGAGCTGCGCCGGGTTGAACTCCACGGCTTTACCGAGCCTGAATTGAAGCGGGAAAGGTCCCGGGTCATGAAGGCTGTTGAAAACGCCTGGAAGGAGCAGGAAAACCGGGAGTCCTCGTCCATAATCCGGGAGATCGGGGAGTACTACCTCAAAGGTGTCGGCATGCCGGGCATCGATTTCGAATACGAGCTCTTCAAAAAGGAGCTGCCCCTGGTGAGCCTGGAAGAGGTCAACTCCCTCTTTTACCGTTTCTTTCCCGATAAGGGTCGTCTGATTACAGTCTCCCTGCCGGCGAGCGATTCCCTCCCCGGTGAAGAAGATGTGCTTGGTCTGCTTGAGCGCGTATCAGAACAGGACCTGCCGCCCTACCGGGAGGAGATAATCGGAGAATCTCTTATTACAGAGCTCCCCAAACCGGGAACAATCAGCAATACACACAGCCTTCCGGCGGTGGAAACCAGCATCCTGGAACTCTCCAATGGTATGACCCTGGCCCTGAAACCCACGGATTTTCAGCAGAACCGGGTGCTTCTTGCAGGATTCAGTCCCGGAGGAGAAAGCCTGGTGCCCACGGAAGAGCTTCCTGCCGCACGTACCGCCGTGACCATTCTTGAGGAAAGCGGACTGGGCACCTTCGACGCAACAGGACTTGAGAAGTTCCTGGCCGACAAGGATGCCTCGGTAAAAAGCTACATAGGCAGGTATCATGAAGGATTCACCGGGGAGGCCTCCACCGGAGATCTTGAATACCTGTTCCAGCTGATTCATCTGTACTTCAGTGCCCCCCGTTTTGACACATCCGCCTTTGATTCGGTGCGGGAGCGGCTTTCGACCTCCCTGGCCAACCGGGATAAATCCCCCCAGACCCTCTTCTCCGATACCCTGACCCGGCTGCTTTCCGGTGGCAGTCCACGACGGGAACCCTTTACCCTGGAAACCGTATCGAGGATGGACCTGGAAGCTTCGGAGCGTATATATCGCGAACGTTTCGCAGATCCCGGGGATTTTACCCTGATTTTTGTGGGAAACTTCGATCCCGAAACCCTGAAGGAATTTGCGAAAAAGTACCTTGCCTCTTTACCGGGTAAAGGTACCGCGGAAAGCTGGCGGGACAACGGAGTCCGGCCGGTGGAAGCTCCGGTTTACGAAACAGTCCGCAAAGGAATCGAGGAGAAGGCAACTGCAGCTCTGATGTTTACCCGTCCCATGACCTGGAGCCGGCAGGATGCCGCCCGGGCCGGGGCCGCTGCATCGATACTGGAAAACACCCTGCGGGAGCGAATCCGGGAGGAGCTGGGAGGCACCTACAGCATCTCGGCCTGGGCAAATCTTTACCGTCGTTCCTATGAACACGTGGAAGGAGGCGTCTACTTCGGTGCCGATCCCGGGCAGGTGGAAAACCTGAGCAGAGAGGTACTGAAAATCAGCCGGGAGATCGCTGAAACCGGTCCGGAAGAACAGTACGTGGAGAATGAAGTCGAAGCCTACCGGAGGGACTACGAGACCGGGATGAAAGAGAACAGCTTCTGGCTTAGGCATCTGGAACAGACCCTGCAGGACGGAGATGATCCTGAGGATCTCCTTACACCGGAGGAGTACGCGGAACTGGTCAGCAGCGAAGGGGTGAAAAATAAAATCAGCGAAATCTTCCGGGAGGAGAACCTGATTCAGGTGATTCTGTTACCGGAAAATTAG